A segment of the Chryseobacterium scophthalmum genome:
AAGTAAGAGACGGTAAAATTACCGTTGACGAAATGACTGGTGGTACTTTCACTATTACAAATGGTGGTACTTTCGGATCGATGTTGTCTACGCCAATTATCAACCCGCCTCAATCTGCAATTTTAGGAATGCACAATATTATCCAAAGACCGGTTGCGGTTGACGGACAGGTTGTAATCAGACCAATGATGTATGTTGCAATGTCTTACGATCACAGAATTATCGACGGTAAAGAATCTGTAGGATTCCTTGTTGCGGTAAAAGAAGGGATCGATAATCCGGTAGAAATTCTATTGGGTGGAGACGAAAGAAAAGGCTTAGGATTATAATATTTTTTTAAATAGATATATATCTACAATCTCGCCTTGAAAAAGGCGAGATTTTTGTATTTAATGTTTTAAATTGAATGAAATGTTTTCTAAAATTACTTCTAATATCAAAGTTTCGGTAGACCCTGAATATGATAGTATGAACTCTTATCCTTCAGAAAACCGTTACGTTTTTAAGTATAACATTGTGATTGAAAACGATGGTGATTTCCCGATTAAAGTCCTTAAAAGAAAATGGCTTATTTTCGATGTAGGATTTGGGTTTACAGAAGTTGTAGGTGATGGTGTGATTGGATTGACTCCGGATGTAGAAATCGGAGATAACTTTGCTTATTTTTCGAATGTGATGCTGCGTTCAGGCGTAGGAAATATGAGCGGAAAATATTTGGTTGAAAACTTATATACCAAAGAGCAGTTTGAAATAGATATTCCTAAATTTAATCTGGTGTCTGAGGTTTTAAGCAATTAAATTAAACCTAAATTATTTTAAAATATCTAAATAAGAGAAGTTTTTTGAGTGAAAATTCAAAGATTAAAGCATTTTAATTTTCTGCTTCATAAACTCTGAAACTTCATCATTGCTGGTAAGAAACAGTTTTTCAAAAGCTAAAAGCGAAATTCTCGCACAAGCTTCTGCATCATCTCCGGCTCTGTGATGTTTAAACTGAATATCATGATATTCTGCAAGATGTTTTAAGCCATATTTCGGAAGATAATTCCAAGATTTTTTGGCTAACTGAATACTGCAGAGATAATTCAATTTTGGGGTAAACATTCCGTAATAATCAAGACATCCCTTTAAAACTCCTGCATCGAAACTTGCATTGTGAGCAATCATTAAAGTTCCGTACATCATATCCTGTACTTCATACCAGATTTCATCAAACCTTGGTGCGTCTTTTACATCACTCGGTAAAATGCCGTGTACATCAATATTTCTCTGATGAAAATAAGGGTAACTTGGCGGTTTTATCAGCCATGTTTTGGTCTCCACGATTTTAGAATCCTGAACAATACAGATTCCCAATTCACAGGCAGAATGCTTCTCGTGAGTGGCGGTTTCAAAATCTAATGCGCAGAAGTCCATAAATTAAATTATTGATGA
Coding sequences within it:
- a CDS encoding 3'-5' exonuclease, coding for MDFCALDFETATHEKHSACELGICIVQDSKIVETKTWLIKPPSYPYFHQRNIDVHGILPSDVKDAPRFDEIWYEVQDMMYGTLMIAHNASFDAGVLKGCLDYYGMFTPKLNYLCSIQLAKKSWNYLPKYGLKHLAEYHDIQFKHHRAGDDAEACARISLLAFEKLFLTSNDEVSEFMKQKIKML
- the apaG gene encoding Co2+/Mg2+ efflux protein ApaG, which gives rise to MFSKITSNIKVSVDPEYDSMNSYPSENRYVFKYNIVIENDGDFPIKVLKRKWLIFDVGFGFTEVVGDGVIGLTPDVEIGDNFAYFSNVMLRSGVGNMSGKYLVENLYTKEQFEIDIPKFNLVSEVLSN